Genomic window (Helicoverpa zea isolate HzStark_Cry1AcR chromosome 9, ilHelZeax1.1, whole genome shotgun sequence):
tccgatgaattaaaacaataacatgaaccgaacacgtgtaatgacaccattgcgcgattaacgccatctatctacggagcataggaacagctcgacatttgaccaatagatggcactgtatgtccgtaataaattttattttttatttttattttttgtaataaaaactatcctatgtcctttctcaagtttcaaactatgtctgtaccaaatttcacacaaatcggttcagtagtttaggcgtgaagaaaagacagacagacagacaaaaagacagacagacagacagacagagttactttcgcatttataatattagtttggattaacctgcctgtttgtttttaaaatcattgtacAAAAAAAGTTTGCATTAATCACCAAGTAAAAAGGGTCCTACTgccatgaaaataaaataatttattggtcaCATACAAAGTTGAAATTAGAATTATTTATAGTAGGTATTGCCATAGACATGGTATTGCTATATCGAAATATTAGTAACAAATGGTAGAAATGTGTACTTACAAGACGACGACAGTGACCGACCACACTTTGTTCGCCCAAAAGCTCTTCTGCCATATAGAAGATTGTCGGTGAACAAATGACAATGATATCACGACTGAAAACAATTTACATTTATGAACTAATACTACATAAATATTGACATTGGATGGAAATAATGATTTGTTTCTGGGACAActgaggaatattttaaaatgaataaaatatacacaattATGCATCATCCTAAGAGTAAAATAAGGGATTATAAACATGAAAGTCACTATGTAACTTTAGGTAATATATACAGAAATACTCACTTAAATGCGAAGTAATCAACGCCAGCGTGATATGCTGAGCCAAATAGAACCCATCATAGAAGTCGTCTCCCCATCCATGCCAACTCTTCAAAGTCAGGTCATGTGTTACATTAAATTCACCCTTATTGATAGGGTAGACTATCCAACACGCGGTGGCGTTGGTAGCTTGGGACAATTGCTCGCAGAAAGTACGCAATGTAAACGCGTATAGGACTAGTATTGATAGGCCCGCTGGTAGGAACTTTAATGCGTAGCACCAGAATACGAATACCGCCATCTGTAGAgggaaaaataaattagtagATTAAGAAGGTGTTTTATATCAATAAATCATAATCTTCATCAGGTCAATAAGGATGAAAGGATCAGGTcaaaatcctaactaatattataaatatgaaagtaactctgtctgtctgtctgtctgtcttttcttcacgcctaaactactgaaccgatttgtgtgaaatttggtacagacttagtttggaacttgagaaaggacataggatagtttttatttaaaaaaaatatataaaaataaaaaataaaatttattccggacatatagcgccatctattggtcaaaccaaaaatatgccggaagtcactatatcatgcgaacgaagtcgcgggcaaaagctagtatattaataaagatgttgataaaaaaagcaaaataagtATTTTCTCCAACGCACAGATGAAGATACAGACCGTCACAGTGTGACGGAACATACTCCAACTGTCTAACCTGATGGCGTAGTATCGTAGTTATTCCGAAAGCCCATTCGAAAGTGTCGACTAATTTTCTAACGTAGCATCCTTCCCTATTAATTTAATCCTGGAAAAGTTCCTTCTACACACGTCCTTTATTCTATAAATGTTACCTTAGCATTGAGCACGAGATGCGGCCTCGTGGCGGCCCGCTGCATGAGCGCGGGGTCGAGCGGCGCGAAGGCGAGCGCGGCCGCCAGCGCCGGCACAGGGACCCCACCTGTGGTTATCCTAGAGAGAATGTTACCTTAGCATTGAGCACGAGATGCGGCCTCGTGGCGGCCCGCTGCATGAGCGCGGGGTCGAGCGGCGCGAAGGCGAGCGCGGCCGCCAGCGCCGGCACAGGGACCCCACCTGTGGTTATCCTAGAGAGAATGTTACCTTAGCATTGAGCACGAGATGCGGCCTCGTGGCGGCCCGCTGCATGAGCGCGGGGTCGAGCGGCGCGAAGGCGAGCGCGGCCGCCAGCGCCGGCACAGGGACCCCACCTGTGGTTATCCTAGAGAGAATGTTACCTTAGCATTGAGCACGAGATGCGGCCTCGTGGCGGCCCGCTGCATGAGCGCGGGGTCGAGCGGCGCGAAGGCGAGCGCGGCCGCCAGCGCCGGCACAGGGACCCCACCTGTGGTTATCCTAGAGAGAATGTTACCTTAGCATTGAGCACGAGATGCGGCCTCGTGGCGGCCCGCTGCATGAGCGCGGGGTCGAGCGGCGCGAAGGCGAGCGCGGCCGCCAGCGCCGGCACAGGGACCCCACCTGTGGTTATCCTAGAGAGAATGTTACCTTAGCATTGAGCACGAGATGCGGCCTCGTGGCGGCCCGCTGCATGAGCGCGGGGTCGAGCGGCGCGAAGGCGAGCGCGGCCGCCAGCGCCGGCACGCACACGGCGCCGCCCCACAGCGCGCCGCCCACCGACAGCGACAGCGGCACGAACGCGCACAGGGACCCCACCTGGGGTCAGCAGCAAACATAATTGGACAAACTCATCTCTTCCACTGTATACTAGGTAGTCGGGGGTCATAGGCCGTAAAAATAATGCCTCCAATGATgatcctcctagccgattattggCTACGGCAACTGTTCTCATGtgaggagattagccaactgcgcaggacatataatgcacaagcatttgcgcagacacaggtgcactctctccTCCAATATGGTAAAGAGGAAGGTTGCAGAGCAGGCCTTCAAAATGCCACTTCTCTATAGGGGCACTTGGGAATAGGAAAACCCTTTTTTGAGACCAACGTGGTAATTATCAACTTCCGATACATTTTTAGAACATCACGCGATACCCCATCTCAAAAGTATACTTTCATTCGCGTTACCCCATTTTTAGGAAAGCAATATTTTAGGGaacatatctaaaaaaaaaaaaaaaaaaaactccgcCACCTACCTGCAATAACGCGATGAAGCATACGCTACATATCCAGAACTGCGTGCTGTTCCACAGGCACGTCATGTAGTGGCGAGACATCGTAATCAGCGTGAATAGCGACACGTCCGCGTCGCGTGTCATCTGAAAATGTAATATGGACCGTGTTTCTCACCTTATGTCTGTTGCATAAGGCTCAATTTACAATGATTGGCAATGTCAGAAGATGGGATATTCTGGTCACAGAAATATGTACTTTATGACCCATTGTTCAGCTTAGTTTATGTAAAATGAGTAAATGTATTTCCTAATAATACCTGGGCTGAGAGGAATTGTATCAATTCAAAAAGTGTAGGCTTTACGGTCATTATTTTAAGGACGTTTTACTCAACTTCTGTAAAATAGGCACCAGATATAGTTTACAGATTTACATACCTTTTGGCTACAGTAGTTAGTGAATGGCTGATCCTgccatttattttgtaactgagCAGCGTGAAAATAgtgaaacaaaaatatgaagCACACAATatatatttgcatattttattaggtacctacattttgtcAGTTTTAGATAACTTACCGATAGTGAACAAGGAACTGAGTTGAGTGCTCTCGCCAGGTCGATGGGCCCGATGCAGGACTCCGGCACTTGGTACGGCGGCATCTTCTGACATAGTACTGGGTATAGCGGCTCTACTGCTATGCTACAAtgcaaaatgaaatgaaaaataaacccTGGCCTAAAAAAAAGAGTCAAAGAGGTTGTATTGTAAGACCGACTTCGAACTGGCTGGCGAGAATTATTGTACACGACATCTTTTTCTTTACCGCTTTGTTATTTGACAACTAAGGAGTTTTAACAATAATTGAATCTCGTGAACTTTTCCGTATATTAAATAGTTTATGTACAGCCAAACGAATAACTCCAGAACTAGACAATATTTTGACTTatctttattatatattttttttgtacttattaaatatttactttatgccTTACTAAATATTGAATGTAATGTTGACAATCAAAATACTATTCAGTCATCAAAAGCAATGTTTCACAAACCTGGCATCAGCCTGCATAAATATCTCCATGTTCAAACAGTTAGCGGCTGACCCCATAACGCAGACGACTTCTCCGTAATCCTGCATGATCTGTATCATGAGCTGCACGGAGCGAGCGGTGCAGTCCGTGAATAGTGACACGAGGAGCGGCACGTTGTCCACTTGCTCTATGTGAGGGCGAATGTTCTCGATGCCGCGGGGGAGCTTCGCCTGGATATCATATTGAGTAAGTTAGGAATTTTCATGACATAATGTGAAGATTCGACGATTTTTGTCACAGAAAACATAGCCTTCATAATTAAAAACGAACCATtttatattcaaacaaaaaaatatcgtaccGCTTGCTGTCAATTGTGGACGTATAAGCTGTCAGCACTGACATTTTGAGTCTTTGGCAACACAGAGAGGAAAGGATAAGCCTTATTTTCATGTATATCATGGAGTAGAAGGGTCGGGTGGCTCGCGGCTATGTATAACACAGTACAGGCAGCACGTACCCTGTTGCTCATGTCGAAGTTGACGGGCGCGGAGTGGTCGGTGGAGTCAGTGAGGCAGGAGAGCGAGCGACACGCGTCCGCCGGCGACCCGCCCTCCTCGTCCTCGTCTAGTAGCGAGTCGGCTGACGGGTGGCTAGTTGATATGCTGCTGCGTTGGAACTGTGcaaatacaaaacatttttagattTCCCGCCACGAATTAAAGTCTGGCGGGAAAATGTGGAACTATGCAATGGCATAGACATTAGCGCCGAACTATCGGACCTGAGTCATGGCGCTGACTCGCCGGCGTTTGTAGCCATATGTCGAGAGTGTTTTGATCAAGTTTGGAATTAAATGACGCCAGTGTGTGGTATAAAGTGAAAACCAAGTAATAAACTCCCCCTCCCCACTAAACGAACGGACCATAGCCAATGTCGCCAAAAAGCAGATTATTCAGTCTTCCTTAAGACTGAGAAAAGTGGCGAACCTTGGGGACGCCTTTGGGGTGGGGGAGTGATACTACATATCTGGTTTACCGTCTCTGAAACGTTTGATAGCTGCCAAAAAATCTCAAAAAGCTCAATTACCTTCAAATTAGTATGCGTGGTGATAGAATGCCTCGCCTTCTTGATCTCGTTGTCGAACTTGACAGTGCTGTGGTCCAAGTTGATGGCGCCCGGTGCCGACATAGACAAGGCTTTTGATGTCGCGATGTTCGTGCTGTGGTGGTCGGTAGATATtggcaaaattattttattagtttttattgtgttgtgtatattttttccaTTTATTTGGTTTACTATAAATTACAGATGCTAATTGAACTACGCACAATTTTACAGTTGACTCGCACGAAACTgaagattttattaataatgcctgtatttttatggtttttatgctttatttataagttatgAAGGCAATGAAGAATTCCTTATGTATGGTGAGATTATTTTCCCCGAGCACATATATAAGTGATAATTCGGAATATCTTGCATGCGGGTCGTGGTAACCCAAGTCAACTGGAAAATGCAACCGTGGAGACCGTAGAGTCATAAGAAGTGATTGTCAATTTTCAGTACTTGAAGaaactttaataattttgtcattattCAGTAAAAATCACCAAATCTCGTTATTATCTTCTATTTATTAAACAAGTACTGAGAATTACCATTCTAAACCttgatattcaatatttttcaacCAAAACTTGAAGCAGGTTTTGCTACGTTTTTCTAGATCTAGTGACTAattatttcattacaaatattatttcactaagAATTTGTCCTAGTTCAAATGTTTATTATAGATATGGGTACACcttattatttaagttgttaTGATTTATTCACTGTTGTTAGTTTAGCGTTGAATGTTATAAATGCAGTGTGTAGTGATTATTATTAATAGTTACTTACAAAATGAGAGTTCAAGTTAGCTCAAGCTAAAGTGCGAAGCAAACTTAAAATAATGTCGTATGATTTTATTCACATTCACCAAGTAATTTTGGAGGTCATGCTAAATAGAGTCTTGTGCTGGTGTAGATAAAGTCCATTTTACAGTTTAATACTATAGTAACGTGAATATAATCATACGtgaagattaaaaataatatgcagCATTGTTATGTCACAGCTAGACTTATtgatttacttatattttacacCGATGAATTCCTTACTTGCATAAAGCTATATAAAAATATGCGCAATCTGACAGTTTTATTTCTATACTCGGATCTATCGCAAGTTTGACATAAATGACGTCAGCCGTGACATAACAAGCAAGCGCGATAGAGCGATAGAAAACAAACCTATAATACAAGCCGAGCGCGGCAGCATCACAGTCAATGTGCCTATTGAGTCTCGAGCCTCGCTCCTTGCCCTGCGCCAGCGTCTGTGACGACAATGGCGACGCGCTCTTGCTGTCAACAACCACTTATAAGTGACTAACCACAGCCCCGAAGCTGGTGAAACACTTCAACATTTTATTCTCGTGGCGTCACTATTTTTTCGGGTAGCAACATTACTTTGTATATGGCAACACTGGCCATATTTCTTGCGTATGGCAACACTCTGTCATCTGTCAACACAGATCAGAAGTCGGAACATCCTTCCTATTTGAATAAAGAATCTCGTCCATAAATAAAGGCTGTAGTTCTTCAcggtaaaaaaatactaacattgAGATTTTGAAAGACATTGactattgatattttttatttctaaaaaggTTTAAAAggacaacatttatttctaaacagTGCTGGGTACTTTAcacgttatatttattttatttttgtacccaTACCTACACTTTGAAAAACATCAATTTAACATCGAAAAGTTAAATCAAAGACAGAAGAAAACGTCTAAACTTGTGCTGTGTATTGAATCAATGGTGTGATAGTTATTTGCCGAATTATTTGCCAATCGAAGCTTCCTGTTAATGATACACCAACATTAAGGACCGATTTTTTCAATatccagataacttttatctaaaGAACATGTTTGGAGTTGACAGcttttatatagaaaatatgtcaaaccgcgaTTTGCCCCGcggggccaaggcctgccgggtctgcgggattgttcgaaagagttaacgcggccctggtacattaaaattctacgacggaacacgacggtttttagtcagtaagagtctgacactccctcaccgctgctaacccacagcgggaggggtcatttgatgaattttgacgtcgttaaaaaaaactatacttatttattctttagaTACAACTTAACTGGTGCTTGAAAAATCgcccctaaataaataaattggtcccaaaatatttaactttatcgTGTATGAAGGTTGAATGTAACCCCAATAAGTACGAGTACATGCGTCTGCGCTTaatagtttcattttatttagtaaatgcCTTGTATATGTACAGAATGAAgggttatttttgtatattaattttgccCTTTACAATTTGTTGTGTTTGTATGTTACCAATTGACGTGAATGTTATGTTTCGTTTATTAACTTTCCTTTGTATGTTACACATCTTAGTCCGTGTGAGAATAAATGATATTATCAACAACATTTTTATGATTAGACATTTTTTTAAGACCAGAGAAAAGATACACTTGAGAAATTTTAcaccttatttttaaataaaaaaggttgaaaatcagctgtcaattatgattttttttttatgattatcaTTTTTGTTGCCTTTGATGATAATGCTATTACAATAGGATTTATACAAACGATAAAATTTATTCTCACACAAACCTaacacatagaaaaaaaaactatcgaaTAAAACCTACATTGaattccaaaaacaaaacagtaacGAGTTTCTATAACCAAGAAGTCTACATTACCTTGCACTCTCTTCACTAATGAGTGATATATGGCAGTTCCAGCCAGATTCTAAGCCCATCTTCTCGCTAAACACTCTGGATCTCAGTTCGTTCTCTTTGCTGAAGTGAACGAAGCGGATGCAGGCCCGTTCTAGACGTTCTATTAGTTCTACCATGTCACTTTGCGCTTGGTATTGCATGGTTACCATGCCTATGAATACCTGTAGGGGgggatactaatattataaagctgaaaatattgttaaaggtTTTTGTTTGGTTAAAGGCGCTCATCTTAGGAACTTTTAGTTCGATTTCAAAATTCTGCCAAAGCTCTTAGACACAGTTTGTATAACAAGCCCACTTTTCTGAAAAAGTAATTACAATTTTGACCGTTgggaaaatattacataaagtttttattacatcACCTGGTTACACTGCATATCGAAGAATCCTTCGGCGTCTTTGACATCGTCATCAGTCACCTCATTGAACAGCAATGAGTCTGGAATAACAAAAGAAACCTTTCAATTTAAACGCAGATAAatttttaacgttttaattTTAACCTTATTATCAAAGGCACAGGGCTCAATTTATCTCGTATTATTTCGTCATCAAAACAAAAAGAGTTCGCGGTCCCGCCGTTCATTTGTTTGACTCGAAGAATCTGAATTTGACTGAATTACTCAGAACATAGGGTTGAATTTATTTGTCGAAGTACCTGTAGAATGGAAGTGCAGTGCCGGAGCATCGGCCCAATGTTGTGAAAGTGGCGCGTAAAGTTGTCTGCTGTCTGCTGGTAGTTCTAAGTACATCGCCGATAGAGAAGACGAGATGCCACGGGTTAGGGGCCTGGAGAAAATAAACCATGTTAAAGAAATAACAGATGCAGTTTTTATagagagacatacaaatataaagatAGAAGTGACAAATACAGAAATTTCACAAAACAGGCTACACAGAAATTTCACAAAacaggctgaaaatcagcactttttgaaggtcaagtttacaaaagacagcctccaaaAGCCATTCAGCACTTCCaatgtgtttttgctgagaagaagtGTAGGAAAGCAGTTCAGTTTTTgtgacaatttaaaaataagtacttatttacaaTAGCTTAGTTAATCAAGAATGTTTAAAGGAAGTTGGGTTACTTATAAGCGAACGCGGTACAGTATGCTGTGAGGGAGTTTCTTTGGTAGAAGTCAATAATTTTCTTTCGGTCAGCTGGAGAGATAGGCGTGAGGTCCCGTCCGTTCCAGTAGTCCACGCATGAGTCTAGAATTATGTCGGCTGTACCctaaaagatgaatagaaactTAAATGAAATTCCATAGAAGTAGAAATCAAGCGCAGATCAAAAATAATTGTGGGTGACTGCTTGCACAGTGTAAATGTTGCGCAAACACAATCTATGAACACAATGTTGCGCAAACGTAATCTATGCGCAAAATGTTGCGCAGAGTTAATTTATTGCTCTTTgggtaacatttatttaatgcaGTTTAACAtactattttgttttacttatcaCTTTTAAACTTGTTTATAAATAGACAAAACATCCAATCAAAAATTATGAGATAAAAATAGAGTactatatatttctttaaaggAACTTACCTGTGTAAGCATCTGCAGCTGATTAGCCTGATCTTTCACGACGACAGCCAACATATGAGGCAGAGGAACTTTCACCTTCGTGCTAAGTTGTAGCGAGCGAACGAAACGCGTCTCGCGGCGTATCGTGTCTGCTTGCTGTTAATAAATAGACGATATTATCTTAAGTCCACTGTTCCCAGATCTATACATAACAGATATtttcattctccgagccttttttccaactatgttggggtcggcttccagtctatccggatgtagctgagtaccagtgctttacaaggagcgactggtCAGTCAGACGAGTCAGACTTAACAGATATTATCAGGGGGGATAAAGTTCTCAAAAGGCTGACGGGAAATTTAGGAAGGACATCAGGGGAGAACATAAGAAGAGAAGTATAAAAAGAAGCATGCCTCGTGGACGTATACGtcattttctactttttagggtAAGTACATAGCAAGCAAATTAAGTAGAAAATAGGGGAGTATACAAGGAGAAAACCTAAAAAAGGAGTATACCACGGAGAATATATGAGAAGAAAAATAGTATATACGGGAGTACATAGATAGGGAATATATTATAACAAGGAGAAATTAGTGGGTTTTTAAAAGTACATAACGAACAACTAACTAGTAAATGGGGAAGAAAAGTTACGCATTTTCATCAAAGACGAGAATGACTTACCAATTGTCTAAATATAGCTAGGCACTCTTGCACATGGTAGTTCTCGGTGACCGCGTCAGTGAAGCCTATCTGCTTGGCGAGTTCGCACAAACATCGTCTGTTAGTCACTGGTACTAGGTCTTCACTGAAATTGACATAATGTATTGTTGATAAATTTGTGGACCTAAATTGTCAATAGCGGGTCAGATTTGCCAATTGTGATAATCGATAGTATTGAGAAGGAAATAAATGTTTCAGGGATTTTCTTTACCTTTTTTTCGTGTTTTGGATAACCAAAATCACACACATGAAAGCtgttaacctaacctaacctacaCTTTATATGGGAGATATGCGCAAAGTGTACCAAAATGTTAGTTATGCGCAAAAATGCGGTATCATGTCCGTTGTGTGCAAAGTTGCGCTAACATATCAGATGTGCGCAAAATTGCGCTAACATGTAAGTTTTGCACTTGAGGTGCTGCCGCCAGCGCTGCTCGTGTCACTAACCTGTACTGCGCTTCACAGGTGAGATGTGCGCAGAAGTGCGCATACGTGTGCCTCGGCGCGGGCGCGCACGTGTTCAGCAGCGCGGCCAGCCCCAGCGGCTTGAGGCGGGCCAGGTGCTGCCGCCAGCGCTGGTCATCAAATTCCACGCAGAACGGAGCATTTTGGTCGTGGGTTAAGTCAAGCACCTGAGGGGGACAGGATGTTCTTAGCAAGccaaataaatcaaaactttcATATTAAATTAGCGCTAAAACTGGGAATCAAGGACCTTCATCTGGACGTCGTACAGGTTCATTGCTAAAAGTCTCATTATATGTGAATGTCCAATTGATAACGCGTGTCTCTTACGCAAAATACCTCAACTCGACGATTATAAATCTATTACAAAGACACAACACACGAACACATTACTTACCTCAACAATAGTAGAAGGTTCAACAGTCTTATTCCCCTCTATGGGGGTATCAACATGCTCGTCACTGTGATGTCCCATAGAGCCGACCAGGCTGGTCTTACTGGAGTTGTGCGACGAGGGGCTCGAGTTGCGCAGGAAGAACACCTTCTCCGCAGTAGGGTTAGGCCAGGATAAGATGCCTTTCTTGTCAACGCAGCTTAATGCCTAGGagtagcaaaaatatttttctggggGACTATACAGcacaatcaaataaaaaaaaatatagatgacTAGCTTTTCATCTATTCATATatttca
Coding sequences:
- the LOC124632975 gene encoding transmembrane protein 94 isoform X2 produces the protein MDDNNLHSLGYTTKTALLKLRDDIRNVIEEHRKKNPTGFGLVRNIISFSSEKVLLSGVAYTITLVYIVCLILTYLLGESVQAHAYLLWEAFFLFVILLVNFLVAFNEEYLYRNEIPHRIRKVLETLDEAIESSKWKENHYPHLCAPYSPCVILQWTYRDSTIVNLPWALLVEGDVIVLRPGQEVPGHCRGLQPEDPEQFFGQIFQPTTPQKDNFSTPRIRTPHRNKAYRMCETPYLKNLKLALEQATIRPVTVFEKQRYLCTVKIMEGIVLPLVISLVVIASFVRHVYHLPGITHWTEIYFLQTIAASLPLLQIVFPIAWVTLNCYGLARFKLLSETRQKYVRPKSCSISEDASDPLIQAMSESNLQPESLKSLGKTFFSILTGREDMVCRTANIVHVLGSLSALSCVDKKGILSWPNPTAEKVFFLRNSSPSSHNSSKTSLVGSMGHHSDEHVDTPIEGNKTVEPSTIVEVLDLTHDQNAPFCVEFDDQRWRQHLARLKPLGLAALLNTCAPAPRHTYAHFCAHLTCEAQYSEDLVPVTNRRCLCELAKQIGFTDAVTENYHVQECLAIFRQLQADTIRRETRFVRSLQLSTKVKVPLPHMLAVVVKDQANQLQMLTQGTADIILDSCVDYWNGRDLTPISPADRKKIIDFYQRNSLTAYCTAFAYKPLTRGISSSLSAMYLELPADSRQLYAPLSQHWADAPALHFHSTDSLLFNEVTDDDVKDAEGFFDMQCNQVFIGMVTMQYQAQSDMVELIERLERACIRFVHFSKENELRSRVFSEKMGLESGWNCHISLISEESASTNIATSKALSMSAPGAINLDHSTVKFDNEIKKARHSITTHTNLKFQRSSISTSHPSADSLLDEDEEGGSPADACRSLSCLTDSTDHSAPVNFDMSNRAKLPRGIENIRPHIEQVDNVPLLVSLFTDCTARSVQLMIQIMQDYGEVVCVMGSAANCLNMEIFMQADASIAVEPLYPVLCQKMPPYQVPESCIGPIDLARALNSVPCSLSMTRDADVSLFTLITMSRHYMTCLWNSTQFWICSVCFIALLQVGSLCAFVPLSLSVGGALWGGAVCVPALAAALAFAPLDPALMQRAATRPHLVLNAKMAVFVFWCYALKFLPAGLSILVLYAFTLRTFCEQLSQATNATACWIVYPINKGEFNVTHDLTLKSWHGWGDDFYDGFYLAQHITLALITSHLIVISLSFVHRQSSIWQKSFWANKVWSVTVVVLAVAQLCFSAIMLSSSYGFCAKWGVCGLRYFVPWPLGVGYAASLFLVFALNEFIKWQEIKADGRNQRRARLDFGTKLGMNSPF
- the LOC124632975 gene encoding transmembrane protein 94 isoform X1 is translated as MDDNNLHSLGYTTKTALLKLRDDIRNVIEEHRKKNPTGFGLVRNIISFSSEKVLLSGVAYTITLVYIVCLILTYLLGESVQAHAYLLWEAFFLFVILLVNFLVAFNEEYLYRNEIPHRIRKVLETLDEAIESSKWKENHYPHLCAPYSPCVILQWTYRDSTIVNLPWALLVEGDVIVLRPGQEVPGHCRGLQPEDPEQFFGQIFQPTTPQKDNFSTPRIRTPHRNKAYRMCETPYLKNLKLALEQATIRPVTVFEKQRYLCTVKIMEGIVLPLVISLVVIASFVRHVYHLPGITHWTEIYFLQTIAASLPLLQIVFPIAWVTLNCYGLARFKLLSETRQKYVRPKSCSISEDASDPLIQAMSESNLQPESLKSLGKTFFSILTGREDMVCRTANIVHVLGSLSALSCVDKKGILSWPNPTAEKVFFLRNSSPSSHNSSKTSLVGSMGHHSDEHVDTPIEGNKTVEPSTIVEVLDLTHDQNAPFCVEFDDQRWRQHLARLKPLGLAALLNTCAPAPRHTYAHFCAHLTCEAQYSEDLVPVTNRRCLCELAKQIGFTDAVTENYHVQECLAIFRQLQADTIRRETRFVRSLQLSTKVKVPLPHMLAVVVKDQANQLQMLTQGTADIILDSCVDYWNGRDLTPISPADRKKIIDFYQRNSLTAYCTAFAYKPLTRGISSSLSAMYLELPADSRQLYAPLSQHWADAPALHFHSTDSLLFNEVTDDDVKDAEGFFDMQCNQVFIGMVTMQYQAQSDMVELIERLERACIRFVHFSKENELRSRVFSEKMGLESGWNCHISLISEESASKSASPLSSQTLAQGKERGSRLNRHIDCDAAALGLYYSTNIATSKALSMSAPGAINLDHSTVKFDNEIKKARHSITTHTNLKFQRSSISTSHPSADSLLDEDEEGGSPADACRSLSCLTDSTDHSAPVNFDMSNRAKLPRGIENIRPHIEQVDNVPLLVSLFTDCTARSVQLMIQIMQDYGEVVCVMGSAANCLNMEIFMQADASIAVEPLYPVLCQKMPPYQVPESCIGPIDLARALNSVPCSLSMTRDADVSLFTLITMSRHYMTCLWNSTQFWICSVCFIALLQVGSLCAFVPLSLSVGGALWGGAVCVPALAAALAFAPLDPALMQRAATRPHLVLNAKMAVFVFWCYALKFLPAGLSILVLYAFTLRTFCEQLSQATNATACWIVYPINKGEFNVTHDLTLKSWHGWGDDFYDGFYLAQHITLALITSHLIVISLSFVHRQSSIWQKSFWANKVWSVTVVVLAVAQLCFSAIMLSSSYGFCAKWGVCGLRYFVPWPLGVGYAASLFLVFALNEFIKWQEIKADGRNQRRARLDFGTKLGMNSPF